The Flavobacterium marginilacus genome window below encodes:
- a CDS encoding LysM peptidoglycan-binding domain-containing protein, translating to MKEFSRFLLFVAFVSNISFGQQYATKHTVQKGETIPQIAQNYKTTPSEIYRLNPEAQNGISENQILNIPESSSKIPNSVIHVVAPKETLFGLAAKYNVKVEAIQNANVAALANGLQVGQELVIPQDSKTETVSSKNTHLVQPKESLFSIARLYNVSVEDLDKANTVLLKNGLQIGQEITIPNKKKTLDGRVRVINAETVFYVVKAKETKYSIAKQFGITVQQLESQNPEIVNGLTEGNRLAINLKEVKPANENEELMLALAEKQVVVEKSKANEKEISSLKNKLELQQEINQRVVKVNGLLVDLKEIDNTKESSAEKLKLVLEANKNIQEILLVKLDSLVNTMSKDLSVLKKTELVDLDESVRLQKISNENIQKTNELSQQLKKQLADNRKVYTNLMDKAERIAVEENQTYKKSIRENSKSQPAEAKASKLTPAELKTMEMQQRVRDLNNIKLITKLDSLNNESKAELRLHISKADFYSKQARTFDDNLAKLKNQSYQNKASEAQAKTKTAAAKPLTLEQMKKELAKQPAKVKSIKIEKVEGVKDLKAGYYVILGNFKDARERDAFIKKLSDSGSLESNFFYNINVISYYVYSKVKATKEEAQYECIQKLGKPLFEKMFIANVVSE from the coding sequence ATGAAAGAATTTTCAAGATTTTTATTGTTTGTTGCTTTTGTATCAAATATATCTTTTGGACAGCAATACGCAACTAAGCACACAGTACAAAAAGGCGAAACAATCCCCCAGATCGCTCAAAACTACAAAACCACACCTTCTGAAATTTACAGATTAAACCCAGAAGCCCAGAACGGAATTTCAGAAAATCAAATACTGAATATTCCGGAATCATCCTCTAAAATTCCAAATTCTGTTATTCATGTTGTAGCTCCAAAAGAAACATTGTTTGGGTTAGCCGCTAAGTATAATGTGAAAGTGGAAGCAATTCAAAACGCAAATGTGGCTGCATTGGCTAATGGACTGCAGGTAGGCCAGGAATTAGTTATACCGCAGGATTCAAAAACTGAGACTGTATCATCCAAAAATACTCATTTAGTACAGCCAAAAGAATCATTGTTCAGCATTGCCAGACTTTATAATGTATCGGTTGAAGATTTAGATAAGGCGAATACCGTTCTTTTAAAAAACGGATTACAGATCGGGCAGGAAATTACTATTCCAAATAAAAAGAAAACACTTGACGGAAGAGTAAGAGTTATCAATGCCGAAACCGTTTTTTATGTGGTGAAAGCAAAAGAAACTAAATATTCGATTGCTAAACAATTTGGGATAACCGTACAGCAATTGGAATCTCAAAATCCAGAAATTGTTAATGGTTTGACAGAAGGAAATAGACTGGCAATCAATCTTAAGGAAGTTAAACCTGCTAATGAAAATGAAGAATTGATGCTCGCTTTGGCAGAAAAGCAAGTTGTGGTAGAGAAATCTAAAGCAAATGAAAAAGAAATCAGCAGTCTAAAAAACAAACTGGAACTACAGCAGGAAATCAATCAAAGAGTAGTTAAGGTTAATGGTCTTTTGGTAGATTTGAAAGAAATTGATAATACAAAGGAAAGTTCTGCTGAAAAATTGAAATTGGTTTTAGAAGCAAATAAAAATATTCAGGAAATTCTTTTAGTGAAACTGGATTCTTTGGTTAATACGATGAGTAAAGATTTGTCGGTGTTAAAAAAGACAGAATTGGTAGATCTTGATGAGTCAGTTCGTCTGCAAAAAATTTCAAATGAAAATATTCAGAAGACGAATGAATTATCACAGCAGTTAAAAAAACAGCTGGCTGATAATAGAAAGGTATATACGAACCTGATGGATAAAGCGGAGCGTATTGCTGTAGAAGAAAATCAGACTTATAAAAAAAGCATCAGAGAGAACAGTAAATCTCAGCCTGCTGAAGCAAAAGCTTCCAAATTGACTCCTGCTGAATTAAAAACGATGGAAATGCAGCAGCGGGTGCGTGATTTGAATAATATTAAACTGATTACAAAATTGGACTCGCTTAATAATGAAAGTAAAGCCGAATTGAGACTGCACATTAGTAAAGCCGATTTTTACAGTAAACAAGCCAGAACGTTTGATGATAATTTGGCCAAATTAAAAAATCAAAGCTACCAGAATAAAGCATCAGAAGCGCAGGCAAAAACTAAAACTGCTGCTGCAAAACCGCTTACATTAGAGCAGATGAAAAAAGAATTGGCTAAACAGCCGGCAAAAGTTAAATCAATAAAAATTGAGAAAGTAGAAGGTGTTAAGGATTTGAAAGCTGGTTATTATGTCATTTTAGGAAACTTTAAGGATGCCAGGGAAAGAGATGCTTTTATCAAGAAGCTGTCTGATTCCGGTTCTTTGGAAAGTAATTTCTTTTATAATATAAATGTAATTTCATATTATGTATATTCAAAAGTAAAAGCAACTAAAGAAGAGGCGCAGTATGAGTGTATTCAAAAACTAGGGAAACCGCTTTTTGAAAAAATGTTTATTGCAAATGTAGTTTCTGAGTAA
- the guaA gene encoding glutamine-hydrolyzing GMP synthase codes for MQHNVLILDFGSQYTQLIARRVRELNIFCEIFPYNHFPSDLSSYKAVILGGSPFSVRGEDAPHPDLSQIRGKLPMLAVCYGAQYLAHFSGGEVAASNTREYGRANLSYIKENETFFDGVSENSQVWMSHSDSIKALPVNGVKLASTHDVEYAAYKIEGETTYAIQYHPEVFHSRDGSKMLENFLVKIAEVPQNFTPNAFVEEIVAEMKEKIGNDKVVLGLSGGVDSTVAAVLLNKAIGKNLYCIFVNNGLLRKNEFQSVLNQYEGMGLNVKGVDASQRFYDALAGVTDPELKRKAIGNAFIEVFDDESHKIEDVTWLAQGTIYPDVIESVSVKGPSATIKSHHNVGGLPDYMKLKIVEPLRMLFKDEVRRVGATLGIDPELLGRHPFPGPGLSIRILGDITLEKVQILQDVDKVFIDGLKSWGLYDKVWQAGAILLPVNSVGVMGDERTYEKVVALRAVESTDGMTADWVHLPYEFLMKVSNDIINKVKGVNRVVYDISSKPPATIEWE; via the coding sequence ATGCAACACAACGTACTTATTTTAGATTTCGGATCGCAATACACTCAGCTTATTGCGCGTAGAGTTCGCGAATTAAATATATTCTGCGAAATTTTTCCTTACAATCATTTTCCGAGTGATTTATCAAGTTATAAAGCCGTAATTCTTGGAGGAAGCCCTTTTTCTGTTAGAGGAGAAGATGCACCGCATCCAGATTTATCACAAATCAGAGGTAAACTTCCTATGCTTGCCGTTTGTTACGGAGCGCAATATCTAGCCCATTTCAGCGGCGGAGAAGTTGCAGCATCCAACACAAGAGAATACGGAAGAGCGAATTTATCCTATATTAAAGAAAATGAAACTTTCTTTGACGGCGTTTCTGAAAACAGCCAGGTTTGGATGAGCCACAGTGATAGTATTAAAGCCCTGCCGGTAAATGGAGTAAAATTAGCAAGTACACATGATGTGGAATATGCTGCTTACAAAATAGAAGGAGAAACTACTTATGCGATTCAATACCATCCTGAAGTTTTTCACTCTAGAGATGGTTCAAAGATGTTAGAGAATTTCTTGGTAAAAATTGCTGAGGTTCCTCAAAATTTCACTCCAAATGCTTTCGTTGAAGAAATCGTTGCGGAGATGAAAGAGAAAATCGGAAACGACAAAGTTGTTTTAGGTCTTTCAGGAGGAGTAGATTCAACAGTAGCTGCTGTTTTATTGAATAAAGCAATTGGCAAAAACCTGTATTGTATATTCGTAAATAACGGACTGCTTCGTAAAAATGAATTCCAAAGTGTTTTGAATCAATACGAAGGAATGGGATTGAACGTAAAAGGAGTAGATGCTTCACAGCGTTTTTATGATGCTTTAGCAGGAGTTACAGATCCTGAATTAAAAAGAAAAGCAATTGGTAATGCATTTATTGAAGTATTCGATGATGAGTCACACAAAATTGAAGATGTAACTTGGTTAGCCCAAGGAACAATATATCCTGATGTTATCGAATCTGTTTCGGTAAAAGGACCATCGGCAACAATCAAATCGCATCATAATGTGGGCGGTCTGCCGGATTATATGAAACTGAAAATTGTTGAACCTTTGCGTATGCTTTTTAAAGACGAAGTGCGCAGAGTGGGAGCAACTTTAGGAATTGATCCAGAATTATTAGGAAGACATCCTTTCCCGGGACCAGGATTGTCTATTCGTATTTTAGGAGATATCACATTAGAAAAAGTACAGATTTTACAAGATGTAGATAAAGTGTTTATCGACGGATTAAAATCTTGGGGACTGTATGATAAAGTTTGGCAGGCAGGAGCGATTTTGCTTCCTGTAAACAGTGTTGGAGTAATGGGCGATGAACGTACTTACGAAAAAGTGGTAGCACTTCGCGCAGTAGAATCTACAGACGGAATGACTGCAGACTGGGTACATTTACCTTATGAATTCTTAATGAAAGTGTCAAATGACATTATAAATAAAGTAAAAGGTGTGAATCGTGTCGTTTATGATATTAGTTCAAAACCGCCTGCAACAATTGAGTGGGAATAG
- a CDS encoding helix-turn-helix domain-containing protein gives MIRGILRINNPLQLIYTKDKEYLTKFGQHLKKMREERNMSQEQLANMAEVSLPQITRIERGVINPTICTIKSLSVGLGVEMSFMFDFENK, from the coding sequence ATGATTAGAGGAATTTTACGTATTAATAATCCGTTACAATTGATTTACACTAAGGATAAAGAGTATTTAACTAAATTTGGTCAACATCTAAAAAAGATGAGGGAGGAGAGAAATATGTCCCAAGAGCAGTTAGCAAATATGGCAGAAGTCTCATTGCCACAAATTACTCGAATTGAAAGAGGTGTTATTAACCCTACCATTTGTACTATAAAATCTTTGTCTGTAGGATTGGGTGTTGAAATGTCTTTTATGTTTGACTTCGAAAATAAATAG
- a CDS encoding DNA methyltransferase yields MQNQFFEEEEQEETIEVFEIALSEIRPHPTSLLIYDYKKNSKDIKVLAKTIEAVGQLEPIVINQENFIISGNRRYRALLFLGKKYIKVIRTDTTKNEGDKIVFHNQQRKKTTGEIIREAESILGTLGVNQGKRKDLIGDTPNSYGTVGKDRFEIAAKVIGDISASSLRRIMDVVAFEKETEENKNIGLIERVVKGDITANRAHTMMKSIIDERKVQKTLQKRSLKPIANDDYAIYNKSSEKMDEVKSNSVQVVFTSPPYFNLRNYGNSTEDKNELGHETTPQKFVLNLAKHFKDVKRVLKKEGSFFLNIGETYSKGENLLIPTRLLLEMCDKEGWYIVNEIIWRKTNPMPLPNSKRLQPTYEKIFHLVKDIENYTYHEFSIKTDEEIKVVKSPAGRNTTSTERTESGYTLARGVQKFKDFIEEHQIGDVITGPNAANRQVELQRIDPTKDHPALMPEYLPLLPILTTSNIGDIVLDPFSGSATTGKTALLLGRKYVGYELNKDNYDLSLVVLNEVVSEIKKKEK; encoded by the coding sequence ATGCAAAACCAATTTTTTGAAGAAGAAGAGCAAGAGGAAACAATAGAAGTTTTTGAAATTGCACTTTCAGAGATAAGACCCCATCCGACATCATTATTGATTTATGATTATAAAAAGAATAGTAAAGATATAAAAGTCCTAGCTAAAACTATTGAAGCAGTAGGGCAGTTAGAACCTATTGTCATAAATCAAGAAAATTTTATCATTTCAGGAAACAGAAGATATAGGGCATTACTATTTCTTGGCAAAAAGTATATAAAAGTAATACGAACAGATACAACCAAAAATGAAGGTGATAAAATTGTTTTTCATAATCAACAAAGAAAAAAAACTACCGGTGAAATAATAAGAGAAGCAGAATCTATTTTAGGAACTCTTGGGGTAAATCAAGGAAAGAGAAAAGATTTAATTGGAGATACTCCAAATAGTTATGGAACTGTTGGTAAGGATAGATTTGAAATAGCTGCCAAAGTTATTGGTGACATATCTGCGTCAAGTTTGCGCCGTATTATGGATGTTGTTGCATTTGAAAAAGAAACAGAGGAAAATAAAAACATTGGACTTATCGAAAGAGTTGTAAAAGGAGACATTACAGCTAATCGTGCTCATACTATGATGAAATCTATCATAGATGAAAGAAAAGTTCAAAAGACATTACAAAAACGTTCTTTAAAGCCTATTGCAAATGATGATTATGCTATTTACAATAAATCATCTGAAAAAATGGATGAGGTGAAAAGTAATTCTGTTCAAGTTGTATTCACCAGCCCCCCTTATTTTAATTTAAGAAATTATGGAAATAGTACTGAGGATAAAAATGAGCTAGGGCACGAAACAACACCACAAAAGTTTGTTTTAAATCTAGCCAAACATTTTAAGGATGTTAAAAGAGTTTTGAAAAAAGAAGGTTCATTCTTTTTAAATATTGGTGAAACATATAGTAAAGGTGAAAATCTCCTAATTCCAACACGATTACTTTTAGAAATGTGTGATAAAGAAGGTTGGTATATTGTAAACGAAATTATTTGGAGAAAAACCAATCCGATGCCTCTACCAAACAGCAAAAGATTACAGCCGACTTATGAGAAAATCTTTCATTTAGTAAAAGATATTGAGAATTATACATATCATGAGTTTTCAATTAAAACTGATGAAGAAATTAAAGTCGTTAAATCTCCAGCAGGAAGAAATACAACTTCAACTGAAAGAACTGAATCAGGATATACTCTCGCTAGAGGTGTCCAAAAGTTTAAAGATTTTATTGAAGAACATCAAATAGGAGATGTTATTACGGGGCCAAATGCCGCTAATCGTCAAGTTGAATTACAAAGAATCGACCCAACTAAAGATCATCCTGCATTGATGCCAGAGTACCTGCCTTTGCTTCCAATATTGACTACTTCTAATATTGGAGATATTGTTTTAGACCCATTTTCGGGATCAGCAACAACGGGTAAAACGGCATTACTATTGGGAAGAAAGTATGTTGGGTACGAATTAAATAAAGATAATTATGATTTAAGTTTAGTTGTACTAAACGAGGTAGTAAGTGAAATTAAAAAAAAGGAAAAATAA
- a CDS encoding phospholipase D-like domain-containing protein, translating into MKSQAYFEKIHKQIEIRLQESQKSIRIAVAWFTDTKLFDILCQKAKEGIRVELLMANHEINLDSNINYRELINNGGQLFWIGKDTAYAPLMHNKFCIIDNTILIFGSYNWTQKAKTNHESITVIEEDYNLILDFNQEFDKIKDKYYNPNAEIEWIKIVIRLETLLNVIKLEDLEDINYQIDKTKSLIPKNHSDKKLDSLATILNHCSKKEFSQAVVLIQNFTREFKKISIYNDPEIPALQLEIRSLEYQISTLSDEKIDIEKEIRSFELKYNEELGGLITKILHYKKIVADRIAKESKDDKQKQQNYEEAKFDYEDFSKAYNDKLNEPKPLVLDEEKQNELKKNYRKATKLCHPDKVMEEQKELATKIFTDLKNAYDKNDLEKVNQILKDLEKGIFKSQGETINEKDKLKIILKNLIRKRNELEEMLLSIKNTDAFNKISNIKNWNNYFQDTKEEFNKILEELKNETTV; encoded by the coding sequence ATGAAATCACAAGCCTACTTCGAAAAAATCCATAAACAAATTGAAATTCGTTTACAAGAATCCCAAAAAAGTATTAGAATTGCTGTTGCTTGGTTTACTGACACTAAATTATTTGATATTCTTTGCCAAAAAGCTAAAGAAGGGATTCGGGTTGAATTGCTTATGGCAAATCACGAAATTAATCTTGACAGTAATATAAATTATCGGGAATTAATCAATAATGGAGGACAACTATTTTGGATAGGAAAAGACACTGCTTATGCTCCATTAATGCATAATAAGTTTTGTATCATTGACAATACTATTTTAATTTTTGGCTCATATAACTGGACGCAAAAAGCAAAGACAAACCACGAAAGTATTACAGTAATTGAAGAAGATTACAACCTCATTTTAGACTTCAATCAGGAATTTGATAAAATAAAAGATAAATATTACAATCCAAATGCTGAGATAGAGTGGATTAAAATTGTTATTCGTTTAGAAACTTTATTAAATGTTATTAAACTTGAAGATTTAGAAGATATTAATTATCAAATCGATAAAACAAAGAGCTTGATTCCTAAAAACCATTCTGATAAAAAGCTTGATTCATTAGCCACTATATTAAATCATTGTTCAAAAAAAGAATTCAGTCAAGCTGTGGTTTTGATTCAAAATTTCACCAGGGAATTCAAAAAAATAAGTATTTACAATGATCCTGAAATCCCTGCTTTACAGCTTGAAATTAGAAGTCTTGAATATCAAATTTCTACTTTGTCTGATGAAAAAATAGATATAGAAAAAGAGATTAGAAGTTTCGAATTAAAATACAATGAAGAATTAGGAGGATTGATTACCAAAATTCTTCATTACAAAAAAATTGTAGCAGATAGAATTGCTAAAGAATCTAAAGATGACAAACAAAAACAACAAAACTACGAAGAAGCTAAATTTGACTATGAAGATTTTTCAAAGGCATATAACGATAAGTTAAACGAACCAAAACCTTTAGTTTTAGACGAAGAAAAACAAAATGAATTAAAGAAAAATTATCGTAAAGCAACTAAACTTTGCCATCCTGACAAAGTAATGGAAGAACAAAAAGAATTGGCAACAAAAATTTTTACTGATTTAAAAAATGCTTACGATAAAAATGATCTCGAAAAAGTAAATCAAATTTTAAAAGATTTAGAAAAGGGAATTTTCAAATCTCAAGGAGAAACAATAAACGAAAAAGATAAACTTAAAATAATTCTAAAAAATTTAATTCGCAAACGTAATGAATTAGAAGAAATGTTATTATCAATCAAAAATACCGATGCATTCAACAAGATTAGTAATATTAAAAATTGGAATAATTATTTTCAGGATACAAAAGAAGAATTTAATAAAATTCTTGAAGAACTAAAAAACGAAACGACTGTTTAG
- a CDS encoding recombinase family protein — MKIAKYIRTSTTEQSTLRQENTTHKTYIDKCSGSIPFNERPSAIKLLNDISSKKVETLHVHSIDRLGRNAYDIQTTLNTLNNLNINVYVENIGLYSMIENKPNSIFKMITDVLSNVAEMERSSLLERQREGILIAKAKGTYKGRQMNTNETTEQFLSKYNQSHLELIKDENYSIRKLASITNLSNNTIVKIRKTLEIK; from the coding sequence ATGAAAATCGCAAAATATATTAGAACTAGCACAACCGAGCAATCAACTTTAAGACAAGAAAACACTACACACAAAACTTATATTGATAAATGTTCTGGTTCTATTCCATTTAACGAGCGTCCAAGCGCAATTAAATTATTGAACGATATATCATCCAAAAAAGTGGAAACTTTACACGTTCATTCTATTGATAGATTAGGGCGTAATGCTTATGACATTCAAACCACCTTAAACACGTTAAACAATCTCAACATTAATGTATATGTAGAAAACATTGGTTTATATTCTATGATTGAAAATAAACCTAATTCTATATTCAAAATGATTACCGATGTTTTAAGTAATGTGGCTGAAATGGAAAGAAGTTCTTTATTGGAAAGACAACGAGAAGGGATTTTAATAGCGAAAGCGAAAGGAACTTACAAAGGCCGTCAAATGAATACTAATGAAACAACTGAACAATTTTTATCCAAATACAATCAATCACATTTAGAACTAATAAAAGACGAAAACTATTCAATTAGAAAACTGGCATCAATTACCAATTTATCAAATAATACAATTGTTAAGATTAGAAAAACATTAGAAATAAAATGA
- a CDS encoding phage integrase SAM-like domain-containing protein: MKSSIVFSEKKKGDEKGYLFITYVERRGEIVEKKKISLNYSLTRDHFEEYFNKSFNQFRPNKKIDFEDINIKIKIKLEENPFVKKKDKIYSQFLAYMETRKNLKNNYSTQNTYESSSNMFKKFLFYKYKVIDLDFKEIDDDFILEMENYFSNEGLQSSTIRFYFNNYSTVFNNAMKNNVYVGKNPFNEHKVKVSVKPKKILDDFDIIKLLEIKKGDLYFIESRMFLFSLFANGLRCSDMMLMKHENIKKDYIEYFQIKTKIPMKVNYSDKVIFILMDLFDLLGEHKRIEAESKIHKPRIMPYRIARKRLLTQVGNNRVDEDYQSYYGYDIKPNDTESKIIIDELVRVEKNINLHCKVIINRHIKKLDPKELLFKDYVKAECFNDYNKTISMNKLQFDTYKSKFTSYNAKLKRMAKLYKLSIEDITTHVSRFTFTNVLLEISGINLNDIRIALGHTNLATTQKYIQTGFDFKKSDLVNSEINYKFRRK, from the coding sequence ATGAAGTCAAGTATTGTATTTTCAGAAAAAAAGAAGGGAGATGAAAAAGGATATCTTTTTATAACCTATGTCGAGAGGAGAGGAGAAATTGTAGAAAAAAAGAAAATTAGTTTAAATTATAGTTTAACTAGAGATCATTTTGAAGAATACTTTAATAAGAGTTTCAACCAATTTAGACCAAATAAGAAAATTGACTTTGAAGATATTAATATCAAGATCAAGATTAAATTGGAAGAAAATCCATTTGTAAAAAAGAAGGATAAAATATATAGCCAGTTTCTAGCTTATATGGAAACTAGAAAGAATCTTAAAAATAATTATTCTACTCAAAATACTTATGAAAGTAGTTCGAATATGTTTAAGAAATTTTTATTTTATAAGTATAAAGTAATAGATCTTGATTTTAAGGAGATAGATGATGACTTTATTCTAGAGATGGAGAACTATTTTAGTAACGAAGGATTGCAGTCTTCTACAATTAGATTTTATTTTAATAACTACTCTACGGTTTTTAATAATGCAATGAAAAACAATGTCTATGTTGGTAAGAATCCTTTTAATGAACACAAAGTTAAAGTTAGTGTAAAACCAAAAAAGATTTTAGATGATTTTGATATAATCAAGTTATTAGAAATAAAAAAAGGAGATCTGTACTTTATAGAAAGTAGAATGTTTTTATTTTCATTGTTTGCTAATGGGTTAAGATGTTCGGATATGATGCTAATGAAACACGAAAACATTAAGAAGGATTATATCGAATATTTTCAGATTAAAACTAAAATTCCAATGAAAGTGAATTATAGTGATAAAGTAATATTTATTTTAATGGATTTGTTTGATTTGTTAGGTGAACATAAAAGGATTGAAGCAGAATCGAAAATTCATAAACCGCGAATAATGCCTTATAGAATTGCAAGAAAAAGATTATTGACACAAGTAGGGAATAATAGAGTAGATGAAGATTATCAGTCTTATTACGGCTATGATATAAAACCAAACGATACAGAATCTAAAATCATAATTGATGAGTTAGTGAGAGTAGAAAAAAATATCAATTTACATTGTAAGGTTATTATTAATCGGCATATTAAAAAATTAGACCCAAAAGAATTATTGTTTAAGGATTATGTTAAGGCTGAATGTTTTAACGATTATAATAAAACTATATCAATGAATAAGTTGCAGTTTGATACCTACAAGAGTAAGTTTACCTCTTATAATGCAAAGTTAAAAAGAATGGCAAAACTTTATAAATTATCTATTGAAGATATAACTACACACGTTTCTCGTTTTACATTTACAAATGTTTTATTAGAAATTAGTGGAATTAATCTAAATGATATTAGAATTGCATTGGGACATACAAATTTAGCTACTACACAAAAATATATACAAACAGGATTTGATTTTAAAAAATCTGATCTAGTAAATAGTGAGATTAACTATAAGTTTAGGAGGAAGTAA
- a CDS encoding RidA family protein has protein sequence MKRENILTGSPWEDKMGYCRAVRIGNIIEVSGTVAIVDGEKVKADDAHAQTLNILERVEKVLEDLNVGMKDVIRTRIFTTDVSTFEAVATAHAAFFKDIKPTTGFYGINQLVAPEYLVEIEFTAVVSE, from the coding sequence ATGAAAAGAGAAAACATCTTAACTGGATCGCCTTGGGAAGACAAAATGGGATATTGCCGAGCAGTTCGTATCGGAAACATAATTGAAGTATCAGGAACTGTTGCAATCGTAGATGGTGAAAAAGTAAAAGCAGATGACGCTCATGCACAAACTCTGAACATCTTGGAAAGAGTGGAAAAAGTATTAGAAGACCTTAATGTAGGAATGAAAGATGTGATCCGTACACGAATTTTCACAACCGATGTTTCTACTTTTGAAGCCGTTGCAACTGCGCATGCTGCTTTCTTCAAAGACATCAAACCAACTACAGGATTTTACGGTATTAACCAATTGGTTGCTCCAGAATATTTGGTTGAAATTGAATTTACTGCTGTTGTATCAGAATAA
- a CDS encoding chloride channel protein: MNFQKIKQIMLIMLKWIFICGLIGIFSGTASALFLVSLEFVTQIRIENTWIIWLLPLGGLLIGYLYYISDSKISKGNNLLLEEYNKPEKQIPFLMAPLVLLGTLITHLFGGSAGREGTAVQMGGAIADVCTSIFKLNHTERRTLIILGISAGFASVFGTPLAGAVFALEIVFFSKINFKSIILSFLTAYIAYFTVEFWEIKHTHYSIPVIPDINFTALFWVVTASILFGFAALLFSRSTHFWGKLFSKNIKYPPLRPFIGGTVLAIVIYFIGTTKYIGLGVPMIVDTFSIQNAPYDFLLKILFTGFTLGAGFKGGEVTPLFFVGAALGSALSVMIPLPIALLAGMGFVAVFSGATHTPIACTVMGMELFGINCGVYIGIACITAYFFSGSVGIYKSQIVKGPKSILYQNIRKKGLKYL, encoded by the coding sequence ATGAATTTTCAAAAAATAAAACAAATAATGCTTATCATGCTCAAATGGATTTTCATTTGTGGTTTGATAGGCATTTTTTCTGGAACAGCATCAGCTTTATTTTTAGTCTCATTAGAATTTGTTACTCAAATCAGAATCGAAAATACTTGGATTATTTGGCTCTTGCCTCTTGGAGGCTTACTTATCGGGTATCTCTACTACATATCAGATTCTAAAATTTCAAAAGGAAACAATCTCCTTCTGGAAGAATACAATAAGCCTGAAAAACAGATACCCTTTTTGATGGCGCCATTAGTTCTTTTAGGTACTTTGATCACTCATTTATTTGGAGGATCAGCAGGAAGAGAAGGCACTGCAGTACAGATGGGAGGAGCAATTGCAGATGTATGCACCTCCATCTTCAAACTGAATCATACTGAAAGGAGAACTTTAATCATTCTGGGAATCAGTGCGGGTTTTGCATCTGTTTTTGGGACACCGTTAGCGGGAGCGGTATTTGCCTTAGAAATTGTTTTTTTCAGTAAGATTAATTTCAAAAGCATTATTCTTTCTTTTCTGACCGCCTATATTGCTTATTTTACTGTTGAATTTTGGGAAATAAAACATACTCATTACAGTATTCCTGTGATCCCTGATATTAATTTTACAGCTTTATTTTGGGTAGTTACTGCCAGTATTTTATTTGGATTCGCTGCCTTACTTTTTTCCAGAAGCACACATTTTTGGGGAAAATTATTTTCCAAAAACATAAAATATCCGCCATTAAGGCCTTTTATCGGCGGTACTGTTTTAGCTATTGTAATTTATTTTATTGGAACCACAAAGTATATTGGACTGGGAGTTCCCATGATTGTGGACACGTTTTCAATTCAGAATGCCCCTTATGATTTTCTTCTAAAAATACTTTTTACAGGTTTTACACTAGGCGCTGGTTTTAAAGGAGGCGAAGTTACCCCGCTTTTTTTTGTTGGTGCAGCACTGGGAAGCGCATTATCAGTTATGATTCCTTTGCCAATTGCTTTATTAGCCGGAATGGGATTTGTAGCTGTATTCTCGGGGGCAACGCACACTCCTATTGCATGTACTGTCATGGGAATGGAGCTTTTTGGAATTAACTGCGGTGTTTACATTGGAATTGCCTGCATTACTGCTTACTTTTTTTCGGGATCTGTCGGAATTTACAAATCCCAAATCGTGAAAGGACCTAAATCTATTTTGTATCAAAACATTAGAAAAAAAGGGCTGAAATACCTGTAA